A window of candidate division KSB1 bacterium genomic DNA:
CTTTTTGCCGCGCTTCATTATTGGTTTCCAAAAATGACAGGTAGAATGTATAATGAACGTATCGCAAAAATTGCATGGGCTCTGTTGGTCATTGGTTTTAACGGTCTTTATTTTACCATGCTGGTTTTGGGTTACCAGGGTATGCCGCGACGTTACTATGACCATCTTCCGGAATTTCATGAGGGACACATCATAGCAACCGTAGGTTCCTGGATTCTGGTTTCAGGAATTTTTCTAATGCTTGGCAATATCCTATACGCTTTGTTTAAAGGCCGCAAAGCCGGGCAAAACCCCTGGAAAGCAACTACATTGGAATGGCAGGTTCCAACACCGCCGCCATTGTTGAATTTTGTGACAAAACCCAATATACCCGAAGATCCCTATGATCATAAATTTAGGTTTTAAAAGTGATGACAAGTACAGCAGCAACAGCAAAAGTCGAATTTCATGAGCATCACGATTATACCGGCGGAAAGATCGGCATGTGGTTGTTTTTGTTTACCGAATTGCTATTATTCGGCGGTATGTTTATTGTTTATGCAGTTTATCGATATCAGTATCCCCAGGAATTTCACCAGGCTGCCATGGAATTAAATACCCTGCTAGGCACAATTAATACAATTGTATTGCTTACCAGTAGTTTGTCAATGGCATTATCCATTGCAACTTTACAAAGAGGTAAAAGAAAAGTTTCTTTGGCATTCCTTTCCTTTACGATTTTTTGCGCCCTGGTATTTCTGGTCAATAAGTATTTTGAATGGAGCGATAAAATCCACCATGGCATATATCCAAATTCCGAAGAGTTATTGAATTTTGAAAAAGGTGAAGTTCTCTTTTTTGGATTGTACTACATGATGACCGGCCTTCATGGTATCCATGTTTTGGCAGGAGCTATTATCCTTTCGATAATGGCTTATTTTATCGCCAAACGGCCGAGCGAAAAATATTATTTCTATCCTGAAAAACTAAAAGATTTACAGGGTTCAAAACTTGTGATCATAAATCAAAAGGGTGAAGAAATATGGAACGGCGCAACCATTAATGAATCCGTCGATCAGTTTTCAGTGAATATTAAAAGACCGTTAACTGACAAATATATTGACAAAAACAATATCGGAAAGTTAGAGAACAGCGGATTATATTGGCATCTTGTAGATGTCATTTGGATATTTCTGTTTCCATTATTTTATTTGATTACTTGAGGTTTCGGAATGTCAAATCATCACGAGCAAGAGCAGCATTTAATTAGTTATAGCACCTATTTTTTGATTTGGCTTGG
This region includes:
- a CDS encoding cytochrome c oxidase subunit 3, with amino-acid sequence MTSTAATAKVEFHEHHDYTGGKIGMWLFLFTELLLFGGMFIVYAVYRYQYPQEFHQAAMELNTLLGTINTIVLLTSSLSMALSIATLQRGKRKVSLAFLSFTIFCALVFLVNKYFEWSDKIHHGIYPNSEELLNFEKGEVLFFGLYYMMTGLHGIHVLAGAIILSIMAYFIAKRPSEKYYFYPEKLKDLQGSKLVIINQKGEEIWNGATINESVDQFSVNIKRPLTDKYIDKNNIGKLENSGLYWHLVDVIWIFLFPLFYLIT